A single genomic interval of Koleobacter methoxysyntrophicus harbors:
- a CDS encoding MFS transporter — protein MNPILLKVLLLAAGHFFIDFYIEILPPVMPALVEKIGMSMGMTGLLFTCVSITSAWSQPFFGFLGDRFKSKYILPLSLLWISVLMGAVGLINSYAVLLIVTCLAGIGSAVYHPLGSVAAASCSDRYKGLIMSIYVNIGTVGMMLSPLLAVWVKDFAGLEGLLLLAIPGVVVAALIAFLMGSDSTGQTAGTSNNYDKKNYDKEMMQADKERKESDRVGRIQGIKWLLWLVIVMGFRIWAVRSFTVFIPIYYTQLGESEFFAAKVLSVYLLSQGIGGVLGGISADKIGRNKTIIYSCAASIGALIGFFYTSGFVSVIFLWAAAACMNSAFPVAVVLAQEVNPDNQNFASGMMMGFTFGIGGVGALVTGTITDFLGGNLGLALMTNIIALLLSLGLSLFLPGDEAKVRRGLINI, from the coding sequence ATGAATCCTATTTTATTAAAAGTGCTTCTCTTGGCAGCGGGCCATTTTTTTATTGATTTCTATATCGAAATCCTGCCGCCCGTTATGCCTGCCCTTGTTGAAAAGATAGGTATGTCCATGGGCATGACGGGCCTTCTGTTTACGTGCGTTTCGATTACATCGGCCTGGTCCCAGCCCTTTTTCGGTTTTCTAGGAGATAGGTTTAAAAGCAAATACATACTGCCTTTAAGCCTCCTGTGGATTTCAGTGTTGATGGGAGCCGTAGGGCTTATTAATTCCTATGCAGTCCTTCTGATAGTAACCTGCCTTGCTGGGATAGGTTCAGCCGTTTACCACCCTTTAGGTTCTGTTGCAGCGGCGTCATGTTCTGATAGGTATAAGGGGTTGATAATGTCGATTTATGTCAATATCGGTACTGTCGGGATGATGCTGTCTCCCCTGCTTGCAGTATGGGTTAAGGACTTTGCGGGTCTGGAAGGGCTTTTGCTGCTTGCAATACCAGGTGTAGTCGTCGCCGCGTTAATCGCCTTTTTGATGGGTAGCGATAGTACAGGACAGACTGCAGGAACTTCCAATAATTATGATAAGAAAAATTATGATAAGGAAATGATGCAGGCCGATAAAGAGAGAAAAGAGTCTGACAGGGTTGGCAGAATTCAGGGCATTAAGTGGCTTTTGTGGCTGGTCATCGTAATGGGGTTCAGAATTTGGGCAGTCCGGTCCTTTACTGTTTTTATCCCGATATACTATACTCAACTGGGTGAGAGTGAATTTTTTGCTGCAAAGGTGCTTTCCGTTTATCTCCTTTCTCAGGGGATAGGTGGGGTACTGGGAGGCATAAGTGCTGATAAAATCGGCAGGAATAAAACCATCATCTATTCCTGCGCGGCATCAATCGGAGCGCTTATAGGGTTTTTCTATACTTCGGGTTTTGTTTCTGTTATCTTCCTGTGGGCGGCAGCTGCCTGCATGAATTCGGCTTTTCCTGTTGCTGTAGTCCTGGCTCAGGAGGTGAATCCCGATAATCAAAATTTCGCTTCCGGAATGATGATGGGCTTTACCTTCGGTATAGGGGGGGTAGGAGCTTTGGTTACGGGAACGATTACCGATTTTCTAGGAGGCAATTTAGGGCTGGCATTGATGACCAATATAATAGCCCTTCTGCTGTCATTGGGGTTAAGTCTGTTTCTGCCGGGGGATGAAGCAAAAGTCAGGAGGGGATTAATCAATATTTAA
- a CDS encoding M20 family metallopeptidase yields MNVQDLKNKAFEIEDRLSQEIENISDFIFNHPELGGEEVESSRYLVSILEKFNFKVTYPYLDIPTAFRAEIGTMERPAFAFLAEYDALPGMGPNDEPGHACGHHWIAATAVGAGLVLSNLKDYIPGKIVVFGTPGEETIGYKVDMVRKGAFDDIDAVLQLHLENTNLMNTSALAMDALEIQFKGKAAHASAFPHKGINALDAVNLTFAGINALRQHVKTDVRIHGIIIRGGDAPNIIPDDCACRFYVRANHRSYLNEVTEKVLNCARGAAMMTGAEFDFRYFENPLDDLIINPVLREIAEENLKSVGFDNFGETDEFPGSSDIGNVSHVVPTVYGYIDIGPNVGLHEREFLKYANGREAKEKLHKAVKGMVGTAIDVLLRPELIARIKSSFKIK; encoded by the coding sequence GTGAACGTACAAGATCTCAAAAATAAGGCGTTTGAAATAGAAGACAGACTTTCACAAGAAATCGAAAATATCAGCGATTTTATATTTAATCATCCAGAACTGGGTGGAGAAGAAGTTGAATCGTCGAGATACCTTGTAAGTATTCTAGAAAAGTTTAATTTCAAGGTTACGTATCCATATCTCGATATACCAACGGCTTTCAGGGCGGAGATAGGTACGATGGAAAGACCGGCATTCGCGTTTCTCGCTGAGTACGATGCCCTGCCTGGTATGGGTCCAAATGATGAGCCCGGCCATGCCTGTGGTCACCATTGGATTGCTGCAACAGCTGTAGGAGCGGGTCTTGTTCTATCCAATTTAAAAGATTATATACCCGGTAAAATTGTAGTTTTTGGGACGCCGGGAGAAGAAACAATAGGATACAAGGTTGATATGGTTAGAAAAGGGGCATTTGATGATATTGATGCGGTTCTTCAACTACATTTAGAAAACACCAATTTGATGAATACATCTGCCCTTGCCATGGATGCCCTGGAGATTCAATTTAAAGGTAAAGCAGCTCATGCTTCGGCATTTCCACACAAAGGTATAAATGCGTTAGATGCTGTAAACTTAACATTTGCAGGTATAAATGCTTTAAGACAGCATGTTAAAACGGATGTAAGAATTCACGGGATAATTATAAGAGGAGGGGATGCCCCTAACATAATTCCGGATGACTGCGCTTGCAGATTCTATGTAAGGGCTAATCACAGAAGTTATTTAAATGAGGTAACCGAAAAGGTTTTAAACTGTGCAAGAGGTGCAGCCATGATGACGGGTGCTGAATTCGATTTCAGGTATTTTGAAAATCCCCTGGATGATCTGATAATAAATCCGGTTCTGAGGGAAATTGCTGAAGAAAATTTAAAGAGTGTCGGTTTTGATAATTTTGGCGAAACAGATGAATTTCCCGGTTCTTCCGATATCGGCAATGTGAGCCATGTAGTTCCAACCGTTTACGGTTATATAGATATAGGCCCCAATGTCGGACTCCATGAAAGGGAATTTCTGAAATACGCGAATGGTCGGGAGGCAAAGGAAAAGCTGCACAAAGCTGTTAAAGGAATGGTAGGAACGGCCATTGACGTGTTATTACGGCCGGAGCTGATCGCTCGGATAAAGAGTTCTTTCAAAATAAAATAG
- a CDS encoding IS1634 family transposase translates to MFLKKARKTYKGKVYETYALTESYRENGKVKHRHIANLGSLTKEQAQRIKLVLKAKQIEDVFVGHLSDVVAKEHYRFLDVAVLDDIWRQFDLDQYFAELPYAEAMAVNRCLDPKSKIQIQDWTQQTILPRLLRYDFSADSEYSIYRTLDKITDQEVELQKHVYRKCKQLGHTDEKAVFYDITSSYFEGTKCVLAFKGYSRDHRPDRLQITIALVVTPDGYPFYWRVMPGNTQDVTTVEDLLLILKERFGIEECLLVFDRGMVSQNNLEAIAEKKLTYISALDKDEVSGLGLMEAEFQSLVVDERYWRDNLLSLGFNLYDENLVYREHIKGKVRYILAFNRQAYQDQQQNRQERLQKAKSYLAACNNELKHAQKSRNREATARRIENKLRKWNMHKVFVWELEPIAITKKGTGQKIDSFRVVYTINEDKLKQQASLDGITCFVTNEPTDKLPACQVIRYYRRKSKVEDAFRELKDHLHLRPFFLSREKRVRAHVTICVLGYLLLNALEEKLQQQHYQCSAATALEILGKCLLNRIGFKNSESYAESITEVTTQQLEILKELGFEYLISRKYLNQLLEHSTK, encoded by the coding sequence ATGTTCCTTAAAAAAGCCAGAAAAACTTATAAAGGTAAGGTTTATGAAACCTATGCTTTAACCGAATCTTATCGAGAAAACGGTAAAGTAAAACACCGTCATATCGCAAATCTGGGTTCCTTGACTAAAGAACAAGCCCAGCGTATTAAACTTGTGCTTAAGGCAAAACAAATTGAAGATGTCTTCGTTGGTCATTTGTCTGATGTAGTAGCCAAAGAGCATTATCGTTTTCTTGATGTCGCTGTGCTTGATGATATTTGGCGGCAGTTTGATTTAGATCAATACTTTGCCGAACTGCCTTATGCCGAAGCTATGGCTGTTAATCGTTGTTTGGATCCCAAAAGCAAAATTCAAATTCAAGACTGGACACAGCAGACCATTTTACCCCGTTTATTGAGATACGACTTTAGTGCTGACAGTGAATACAGCATCTACCGTACTCTGGATAAAATCACTGACCAAGAAGTAGAGTTGCAGAAACATGTTTATCGAAAATGCAAGCAGTTAGGTCATACTGACGAAAAGGCTGTCTTTTACGATATTACCTCCAGCTATTTTGAGGGAACAAAATGTGTTTTGGCTTTTAAGGGTTATTCTCGCGATCATCGGCCTGACAGACTTCAAATTACTATCGCTCTGGTGGTCACACCGGATGGCTACCCTTTTTACTGGCGGGTGATGCCGGGTAATACCCAGGATGTTACCACGGTAGAAGATTTATTACTGATTCTTAAAGAACGCTTTGGGATTGAAGAATGTTTATTAGTATTTGACCGTGGTATGGTTTCCCAAAATAACCTCGAAGCCATTGCGGAAAAGAAACTCACTTATATTTCTGCCCTTGATAAAGATGAGGTGTCCGGTCTTGGGCTTATGGAAGCCGAATTTCAAAGTCTGGTGGTAGATGAACGTTACTGGCGAGATAACCTTTTATCCCTCGGTTTTAATCTCTATGACGAAAACCTTGTTTACCGTGAACACATTAAAGGTAAGGTGCGATATATCCTGGCCTTTAACCGTCAAGCATATCAGGACCAACAGCAAAACAGGCAGGAACGTTTGCAAAAAGCGAAATCATATTTAGCAGCTTGCAACAATGAACTCAAACATGCCCAAAAGAGCCGGAACAGAGAAGCAACAGCACGCAGGATAGAAAACAAGCTCAGAAAATGGAATATGCATAAAGTATTTGTTTGGGAACTGGAGCCTATTGCTATTACTAAAAAAGGCACCGGACAAAAGATTGACTCCTTTCGAGTAGTTTACACCATTAATGAAGACAAACTCAAACAACAGGCGAGCCTGGATGGAATTACGTGCTTTGTAACCAATGAGCCCACAGACAAACTTCCTGCCTGCCAGGTAATCCGATATTACCGGCGTAAAAGCAAAGTGGAAGATGCCTTTCGAGAACTCAAGGATCACCTCCATTTGAGGCCATTTTTCTTGAGCCGTGAAAAAAGAGTCAGGGCCCATGTCACCATCTGTGTGCTGGGATACCTTCTGCTAAATGCATTAGAAGAAAAACTACAGCAACAACACTATCAATGCAGTGCAGCAACTGCTCTGGAAATATTGGGCAAGTGCCTTTTGAATCGTATCGGGTTTAAAAACAGTGAATCGTATGCAGAAAGTATTACTGAAGTCACCACACAGCAACTGGAGATCCTGAAGGAGTTAGGTTTTGAATATCTCATTTCTAGGAAGTATTTAAATCAACTACTGGAACATTCTACCAAGTAG
- a CDS encoding YfcC family protein: MTYIVPAGEFDRIEDPNTGRTIVVPDSFHSVEQSPVGIFQMFIAIQKGMMDAADIIFFVFFAYGLVYMLVKTGAFNGAVGALLRKIEGKEKFMIPVFMLFFGICGATFGMYEETYGFVPVFMGIAVALGYDALVGAVIVFVGVATGFASAITNPFTIGVAQGIAELPMFSGIGLRIVIWIAFMSLVIWYVMRYAAKVKANPACSLVGDVKFPMIASMKREELLETPFTSRHKLSIFLFALTIFLVVFGTIKYGWYIEELSGLFILMMVVIGLASGLNFSQIAEAFVEACSNVVFGALVIGISRTVLIVMQDGCIIDTVVYYLASSVANLSAGIAAAGMVVVQNLINFFIPSGSGQAATSMPIMTPLADLIGLKRQIAVLAFQFGDGFSNLFWPTAVATECGIAGIPIDRWYKFMGPLFVLMLILEFIFIGVAVAIGYGPF; this comes from the coding sequence ATGACCTATATAGTACCAGCAGGGGAATTCGACAGAATAGAAGACCCGAATACGGGAAGGACGATAGTGGTACCTGATTCATTTCACTCCGTAGAACAGTCACCCGTAGGAATTTTTCAAATGTTCATTGCCATCCAAAAAGGTATGATGGATGCTGCAGATATTATTTTCTTCGTCTTCTTTGCCTATGGGCTCGTTTACATGCTGGTTAAGACGGGGGCATTTAACGGTGCTGTAGGAGCCCTTCTAAGAAAAATAGAAGGAAAGGAAAAATTTATGATACCCGTCTTTATGCTGTTTTTTGGGATTTGCGGGGCAACCTTTGGTATGTATGAAGAAACCTATGGATTTGTTCCCGTTTTTATGGGCATAGCTGTAGCTCTGGGATATGATGCACTGGTGGGCGCAGTAATCGTTTTTGTCGGCGTAGCTACGGGATTTGCATCTGCAATCACAAATCCCTTTACCATAGGTGTTGCCCAGGGTATTGCGGAACTGCCGATGTTTTCAGGGATTGGTCTCAGGATAGTTATATGGATAGCCTTTATGTCCCTTGTTATATGGTATGTAATGCGTTATGCCGCTAAAGTTAAAGCAAACCCTGCATGCAGCTTGGTAGGAGATGTAAAATTCCCTATGATAGCCAGCATGAAAAGAGAAGAACTTCTAGAAACGCCGTTTACAAGCCGCCACAAGCTGAGCATATTCCTGTTTGCTTTAACAATTTTCCTCGTTGTCTTTGGAACAATTAAATACGGCTGGTACATAGAGGAATTATCAGGGCTGTTTATTCTAATGATGGTAGTTATAGGATTGGCAAGTGGGCTTAATTTCAGCCAAATCGCTGAAGCATTTGTGGAAGCCTGTTCAAACGTTGTTTTTGGTGCACTGGTAATAGGAATTTCCAGAACAGTTCTAATAGTTATGCAGGACGGCTGCATAATAGATACGGTGGTTTACTATCTTGCTTCCAGTGTAGCTAATCTGTCTGCAGGAATTGCTGCAGCCGGGATGGTTGTAGTTCAAAACCTTATAAATTTCTTTATCCCATCGGGGAGCGGCCAGGCGGCTACATCTATGCCGATAATGACACCTCTGGCTGACCTTATAGGTTTAAAAAGGCAGATTGCAGTGCTTGCATTTCAGTTTGGAGATGGATTTTCAAATTTATTCTGGCCTACGGCTGTTGCAACCGAATGCGGAATTGCCGGTATACCCATTGACCGATGGTATAAATTTATGGGGCCGTTATTCGTACTTATGTTAATCCTTGAGTTTATTTTTATAGGTGTTGCTGTAGCCATCGGATATGGCCCATTCTGA
- the tnpA gene encoding IS200/IS605 family transposase, with protein sequence MKKEAWKSAGTAVYNINYHFVWSTKYRRKVLFPPIDETLKGAITALCMEHGYELLALEVMPDHVHVFLSAPPKIAPAVIAKVLKGSTARTLFVKHPELKKKLWGGHLWNPSYYVGTAGQVSSDTIRRYIEAQKTEEEVIECL encoded by the coding sequence ATGAAGAAGGAAGCTTGGAAATCAGCTGGGACAGCAGTTTACAACATCAACTACCACTTTGTATGGTCAACAAAGTACCGCCGTAAGGTATTGTTCCCACCAATAGACGAAACCCTGAAGGGAGCAATTACTGCTCTCTGTATGGAACATGGCTACGAGTTGCTGGCCTTGGAGGTCATGCCCGATCACGTACACGTTTTTCTTTCCGCCCCTCCCAAAATAGCTCCGGCAGTAATCGCCAAGGTACTGAAAGGTTCCACAGCCCGCACTCTTTTTGTGAAACATCCGGAACTCAAAAAGAAGCTCTGGGGCGGCCATCTATGGAACCCAAGCTACTACGTGGGCACAGCTGGACAGGTTTCTAGTGATACTATCAGGCGGTACATCGAAGCTCAAAAAACAGAGGAGGAGGTGATTGAGTGCCTCTAA
- a CDS encoding helix-turn-helix domain-containing protein codes for MFITIKEILALPLFRESKVIAGENSVNRRVQWVVSVYNSHFFSQVKQDYLAVVPNYILNDINIERYLKDETIAGSFSGLLIHGRASPERKKKLIDFTREYGCPVIEIPDTINFSLIAKTILNEITARQVSFLQYSETLDYQLSKAILHNQGLNKIAKTLADSIGRKVRIFDNEFNIITSASPKDTDGADYYPISAIECQKEVSALVESRLIEKVRGSKIPLKILTMDKKGIPKQLICKIHAEDQELGYISVLQGEKQFTEFDLITVNHTAAIIGLELLKNKTLMYTVTDTTSRFISEILTAPKTDTNELKEKVHYLGLSMVQKYLLLSIDFYNGKRDFIIAKLKQDLGDMFFPIIGCVDDILVVLFPLNEDYEFKAISERLTKKHKSFIEKGLNISIGVSVQPRKLLDLKESYKEACSALKIGREIFGEGFVVFYDDVRIYDLLLNVSNRELLTELKNRYIKKLVDYDAANLSDLVHTLEVFLHNHLNYTRTSNDLFIHRQTLRYRLQRIKEILNIDFNRYTDVLGMELALMVNNLDKKGGVDRDGKR; via the coding sequence ATGTTTATAACTATCAAAGAGATACTGGCGCTACCGCTTTTTAGAGAATCGAAGGTTATTGCCGGTGAAAATTCTGTAAATAGAAGGGTTCAATGGGTAGTTTCCGTATATAACAGCCATTTTTTCAGTCAGGTGAAACAGGATTATTTAGCAGTCGTACCAAATTATATTTTAAATGATATCAATATTGAAAGATATTTGAAAGACGAAACAATAGCAGGGTCTTTTTCCGGTCTTTTGATTCACGGCAGGGCATCTCCCGAAAGGAAAAAGAAGTTAATTGATTTCACCCGGGAATACGGGTGCCCTGTCATAGAGATACCCGATACCATAAATTTTTCCCTTATTGCAAAAACCATATTAAATGAGATCACAGCCAGACAGGTATCCTTTCTGCAATATTCTGAGACCCTTGATTATCAATTATCAAAAGCAATACTCCACAACCAGGGATTGAATAAAATTGCTAAGACCCTTGCCGATTCGATAGGAAGGAAGGTAAGGATTTTCGATAATGAATTTAATATTATTACCTCTGCAAGTCCTAAGGATACAGATGGTGCGGATTATTACCCAATATCTGCTATAGAATGTCAAAAGGAAGTTAGCGCATTAGTTGAAAGCAGGCTTATAGAAAAAGTAAGGGGATCTAAAATACCGTTGAAAATACTTACCATGGATAAGAAGGGAATCCCGAAGCAGCTGATATGTAAAATCCATGCCGAAGATCAGGAGCTTGGTTATATTTCTGTACTGCAGGGAGAAAAGCAGTTTACTGAATTCGACCTCATTACTGTGAACCATACTGCAGCAATTATTGGATTAGAATTACTAAAAAATAAAACCCTTATGTATACCGTTACCGATACTACAAGCCGATTTATTTCGGAAATTTTAACGGCACCGAAAACTGACACAAACGAATTAAAGGAAAAAGTCCATTATCTTGGTTTAAGTATGGTCCAGAAATACCTGCTTCTATCAATTGATTTCTATAACGGAAAAAGGGACTTTATTATTGCAAAATTAAAACAGGACTTAGGCGATATGTTTTTTCCCATAATCGGATGTGTAGACGATATACTTGTAGTTCTTTTCCCTCTCAATGAGGATTATGAATTTAAAGCAATCAGTGAAAGACTTACAAAAAAGCATAAGAGTTTTATTGAAAAAGGCTTGAATATTTCAATAGGGGTAAGTGTCCAACCAAGGAAGTTATTAGATTTAAAGGAATCCTATAAAGAAGCGTGCAGTGCTCTTAAAATCGGCAGGGAAATATTCGGTGAGGGGTTTGTTGTTTTTTATGATGATGTAAGGATTTATGACCTTCTGCTTAATGTTTCCAATAGGGAACTGCTTACGGAGTTAAAAAACAGATATATAAAAAAGCTTGTTGATTACGATGCCGCAAATTTATCAGATCTGGTCCATACCCTGGAGGTTTTTTTGCATAATCACTTGAACTATACGCGCACATCAAATGACCTATTTATACACCGACAGACCTTGAGATACCGTCTGCAAAGGATAAAAGAAATCCTCAATATTGATTTTAACAGATATACGGATGTCCTTGGCATGGAATTAGCTTTAATGGTAAATAATCTGGACAAAAAAGGAGGGGTGGATCGGGATGGTAAAAGATAA
- a CDS encoding PRK06851 family protein yields the protein MKKGIIRNIYPGGNTSKGFYSFYSYVAREDANKIFYVKGGPGVGKSTFIKGIGMDLVDRGLDVEFLYCSSDNDSLDGVYVPDMDAGVIDGTAPHMIDPKNPGAVDEIINLGEFWDEGLLRENRQDIIRLNREIGRLFRRVYSHLKGAKLFLDELENCILDAGALDIKGLNRKAVELIDRIFDNETLKNKDGSGRCKIKTTRHLFATAITPQGPSSFLKNLFEPVKKRIIIKGHPGSGKNTILQKIAGAAVSLGLKADIFHCSLDPDKVEHIIIPEIDTGVITSAPPHEYASGEWDIVVNTDEFVDFDHLKPYQSEMEKAQKRYSEIFSDAVAFLAKAKELHDELEKYYVSSMDFKKVEVKREEVVERILKLK from the coding sequence ATGAAGAAGGGAATAATAAGGAACATATATCCTGGAGGCAATACCTCAAAGGGCTTTTATTCCTTTTACAGCTACGTGGCCCGGGAAGATGCTAATAAGATATTTTACGTAAAAGGCGGCCCCGGTGTGGGCAAATCCACCTTTATAAAGGGAATCGGTATGGACCTTGTTGATAGGGGGCTGGATGTGGAATTCCTCTACTGTTCATCGGACAATGATTCCCTTGACGGGGTATATGTTCCGGATATGGATGCAGGGGTAATAGACGGCACTGCCCCCCATATGATTGACCCCAAAAACCCGGGAGCGGTGGATGAAATTATAAACCTAGGGGAATTCTGGGATGAGGGCCTGTTGAGGGAAAACCGGCAGGATATAATCAGGTTGAACAGGGAGATAGGAAGGCTGTTCAGGAGGGTATATTCCCATCTGAAAGGAGCTAAATTGTTTCTGGATGAATTGGAGAACTGCATCCTTGATGCCGGTGCTTTGGATATTAAGGGGTTGAACCGTAAGGCAGTAGAATTAATAGACAGGATCTTTGACAATGAAACGTTAAAAAACAAAGACGGCAGCGGAAGGTGCAAAATAAAAACTACAAGACACCTGTTCGCAACGGCCATAACGCCGCAGGGCCCTTCCAGTTTTCTTAAAAACCTCTTCGAGCCCGTTAAGAAGCGTATAATAATTAAAGGGCATCCGGGAAGTGGCAAAAATACCATACTGCAGAAAATAGCCGGTGCAGCCGTTTCCCTGGGTTTAAAAGCCGATATATTCCACTGTTCCCTTGACCCGGATAAAGTGGAACACATAATCATTCCGGAAATTGATACCGGGGTTATAACCAGTGCCCCACCCCATGAATATGCATCGGGTGAATGGGATATTGTAGTTAATACCGACGAATTTGTGGATTTTGACCATCTTAAGCCTTATCAGTCAGAAATGGAAAAGGCACAAAAAAGGTACAGCGAAATATTCAGTGATGCTGTAGCTTTCCTTGCAAAGGCTAAAGAGCTCCATGACGAGCTTGAGAAATACTATGTTTCAAGTATGGATTTTAAAAAGGTAGAGGTAAAAAGGGAGGAGGTTGTGGAGCGGATATTGAAACTGAAATAA
- a CDS encoding RNA-guided endonuclease InsQ/TnpB family protein, whose protein sequence is MPLITLKAQIYADPQIEAVLKDAMFCATKVYNGLLWHLRKEYKETGRVNISRKNLNRILKELPRAKGYYSMSVQLTRDEVREAYKSFFALKKKGLTQHEAPGFRRKNCLSPLKYVQSGFRVDGDRVTLSLGTGREDGVKQVSFRISHRPGIEYERVRELSIAYDKVSGQIEARLVVEVKARENKGTGKAAVDLGETILMACVFDDGTIMFYSGRLVKAVRRYWQKVRASLKQNSRRWKETAHREKKQVEHLLHVTTSHFIAECVRRGVKEIVVGNLNGIRESVDYGDRLNQRLHVWPYRKVVNMLKYKGALVEILVRDDVDEKSTSITCHACGKVMASNRRHRGLYACSCGWKAQADVNGALNIYERAYQVSPVKGSSGRVARPAAVSFLLGWHGVAEPKRGNKAPRASV, encoded by the coding sequence GTGCCTCTAATCACGCTCAAAGCCCAAATCTATGCGGATCCGCAGATTGAAGCTGTTCTGAAGGATGCCATGTTCTGTGCCACCAAGGTCTACAACGGTCTTCTGTGGCATCTGCGGAAAGAGTACAAAGAAACCGGAAGGGTAAATATTTCTCGAAAGAACCTCAACCGCATTTTGAAAGAGTTGCCCAGGGCCAAAGGGTACTACTCAATGTCAGTCCAGCTCACCCGTGACGAAGTACGGGAAGCGTATAAGTCTTTCTTTGCTCTCAAGAAAAAGGGTCTTACGCAGCACGAAGCTCCCGGTTTCCGCCGGAAGAACTGTCTTTCTCCGCTCAAGTATGTCCAGAGCGGATTCAGGGTAGATGGAGACAGGGTCACACTGAGCCTGGGCACTGGCCGGGAAGACGGTGTAAAACAGGTCTCTTTCCGTATATCTCACCGTCCTGGTATCGAATACGAACGGGTGCGGGAACTCTCCATCGCCTACGACAAGGTTTCCGGGCAAATAGAAGCCCGTCTGGTGGTGGAAGTTAAGGCCCGCGAAAACAAGGGGACGGGGAAGGCTGCGGTGGACCTTGGCGAGACCATACTCATGGCCTGTGTCTTTGACGACGGCACGATAATGTTCTACTCTGGCAGGCTGGTCAAAGCTGTAAGGCGGTACTGGCAAAAGGTGCGGGCCAGTCTCAAGCAGAACTCCCGGAGGTGGAAGGAGACAGCGCACCGGGAAAAGAAGCAGGTGGAGCACCTGTTGCATGTAACCACATCCCACTTTATTGCTGAGTGCGTACGACGGGGCGTAAAGGAGATAGTCGTAGGGAATCTTAACGGCATTCGGGAAAGTGTGGACTATGGAGACCGGCTGAACCAGCGTCTGCACGTCTGGCCGTACCGTAAGGTAGTCAACATGCTTAAGTACAAGGGAGCGCTGGTGGAAATTCTGGTGCGGGACGACGTAGATGAGAAAAGTACATCTATTACTTGTCATGCCTGCGGGAAGGTCATGGCTTCCAACCGGAGACACCGGGGTTTGTATGCGTGTTCCTGTGGTTGGAAGGCACAGGCAGACGTAAACGGTGCCCTGAACATCTACGAGAGGGCGTACCAGGTATCTCCCGTGAAGGGGAGTAGTGGCCGTGTGGCGCGGCCCGCGGCCGTGTCGTTCCTCTTGGGATGGCACGGCGTCGCCGAACCGAAGCGCGGGAATAAAGCCCCGCGTGCATCCGTTTAA